The Lactuca sativa cultivar Salinas chromosome 2, Lsat_Salinas_v11, whole genome shotgun sequence genome includes a window with the following:
- the LOC111916355 gene encoding type II inositol polyphosphate 5-phosphatase 15 isoform X2 encodes MAARDHVVDDLFSSLNSSPASPQINFGSNSPNLISFDDDGEEDYDNTTTTSKPLMVFDRFYDSSSEDGLYSTGSGGGGSTGGDNSLVQAAGNRLDYMMQYLDRKLLSVDGKDNELKQALPEIIGSGGGRGMFKLPIRAAVHPGRPPSLELRPHPLRETQVGCFLRILEGTADGGQLWAGSERGVRVWKMKDMYAAGMGEENDEAEVPFRESVKTSPTLCLVVDDGNKVVWSGHKDGKVRCWKMYQPSDEIEVPFRECLSWQAHRGPVLSMVFSSYGDLWSGSEGGAIIVWPWEALEKAQLLTTEEKHMASLTIERSYIDLKNQVTSNGISCSILAADVKYLLSDHSGGKVWSSGPLSFALWDAYTRELLKVFNIDGLAENLTAIQDLTPEEEAKMKFASYPKKEKPQTTISFFQRSRNAIMGAADAVLRVAAKGAFFEDNRRIEALIITTDGNIWTGSANGVIIKWDANGNRLQEFQFHPHPIRSLCTFGLRIWIGYTSGYLHVMDLDGSLLGEWVAHKTPIIDMAIGPGYIFTLANDGVTRGWSISSPGPLDTILLSELSRKESQYTKLENFRILASTWNVAEGRATQDSLISWLGSAVKDVDFVAVGLQEVEMGAGFLAMSAARETMQVGLEGSSAGQWWLDMIGKTLDEGSSFYRVGSRQLAGMLIGVWARNNIRSNVGDVELAAVPCGFGNAIGNKGGVGLRMRIYGRIICFVNCHFAAHLDAVNRRNADFDHVYKTMSFTRPSNLLNTTSAAGVTSMVRIANAMGSLSVDESPELSEADMVVFLGDFNYRLDDISYDEARDFISQRSFDWLREKDQLHMEMKAGSVFQGMREAVITFPPTYKFERHQPGLAGYDSGEKKRIPAWCDRILYRDSRLDSSDTCNLNCPVVSSILQYEACMDVTDSDHKPVRCIFNVEVARVDEPKRRKIFGEIIKSNKKIRNILKEQNNVPDTIMSTNNIILQDDDKSILRITNKCGEDKALFRVICEGQCTIKDGKQESDHQPRGSFGFPRWLEVKPTSGIIEPNHIAEICVHHQGYETMEEYVDGEAQNSWCEDVRDKEVMLMVEVRRGSCTVEKKCHRVRVRHTQSLTGRSMPMEPKHEELNRVHGNVLHRADAKWLSGSRDVVDHIRDLHTP; translated from the exons ATGGCTGCCAGGGATCACGTCGTTGATGACCTTTTCTCATCGTTAAACTCATCGCCTGCAAGTCCTCAAATAAATTTTGGTAGCAATTCGCCCAATTTGATTAGTTTTGATGACGACGGTGAAGAAGATTATGATAACACCACTACCACTAGTAAACCCCTTATGGTCTTTGATCGGTTCTACGACTCTTCATCGGAAGACGGGCTCTACTCAACTGGAAGTGGCGGTGGTGGTAGTACTGGTGGTGATAATTCTCTAGTGCAGGCCGCTGGAAATCGCCTGGATTACATGATGCAGTATTTAGACCGGAAGCTATTGTCAGTGGATGGAAAGGATAATGAACTTAAGCAGGCGTTACCGGAGATCATAGGTAGTGGTGGAGGGCGTGGGATGTTTAAGTTACCGATTAGGGCTGCCGTACATCCTGGCCGGCCACCGAGTCTCGAATTGCGGCCCCATCCGCTTAGGGAAACACAGGTTGGATGTTTCCTAAGGATATTGGAGGGGACAGCGGATGGAGGGCAGTTATGGGCGGGATCTGAGCGCGGTGTTCGGGTGTGGAAGATGAAGGATATGTATGCCGCAGGGATGGGGGAAGAGAACGATGAGGCGGAGGTACCGTTTCGTGAGTCAGTGAAAACGTCGCCTACGTTGTGTTTGGTGGTTGATGACGGGAATAAGGTGGTCTGGAGTGGGcataaggatgggaaggttaggTGTTGGAAAATGTATCAACCTTCTGATGAAATCGAGGTTCCTTTTAGAGAGTGTCTTTCATGGCAGGCTCATCGTGGACCTGTTCTATCGATGGTCTTCTCCTCCTATG GTGATCTATGGTCTGGATCCGAGGGTGGTGCAATAATTGTGTGGCCTTGGGAAGCCCTTGAAAAGGCTCAATTGTTAACAACAGAGGAAAAACACATGGCTTCTTTGACAATTGAGAGGTCATACATTGATCTCAAGAATCAAGTTACTTCAAATGGCATCTCCTGTAGTATACTTGCAGCAGATGTTAAATATCTGTTATCTGATCATTCTGGGGGAAAAGTTTGGAGTTCAGGGCCTCTGTCATTTGCATTGTG GGATGCATACACGAGAgagttgttgaaagtgttcaatATCGATGGCCTAGCTGAAAATTTGACAGCAATACAGGACCTGACACCAGAAGAAGAAGCAAAGATGAAATTTGCATCTTATCCTAAAAAAGAAAAACCACAAACTACAATTAGTTTCTTTCAACGTTCACGTAATGCAATCATGGGAGCAGCTGATGCTGTTCTTCGTGTTGCAGCCAAAGGAGCTTTCTTTGAAGATAACCGCAGAATCGAAGCCTTAATCATAACAACTGATGGAAACATCTGGACAGGATCTGCAAATGGAGTAATCATAAAATGGGATGCAAATGGAAACCGATTGCAAGAATTCCAATTTCACCCTCATCCCATTCGATCTTTATGTACATTCGGGTTACGGATATGGATCGGGTATACAAGCGGGTATCTACATGTAATGGATCTTGATGGTAGTTTACTTGGAGAGTGGGTTGCTCACAAGACTCCTATCATTGATATGGCTATTGGGCCAGGCTATATCTTTACATTGGCCAATGACGGAGTGACACGTGGATGGAGTATATCCTCCCCTGGGCCCCTTGATACCATATTACTTTCAGAGTTATCTCGCAAAGAATCACAATAcacaaaattagaaaattttagaatCTTGGCTAGTACATGGAATGTAGCAGAAGGAAGAGCAACACAAGACTCACTTATATCATGGCTTGGGTCTGCAGTCAAAGATGTTGACTTTGTTGCTGTTGGGTTGCAGGAGGTTGAAATGGGTGCTGGGTTTCTTGCAATGTCTGCTGCTAGAGAAACT ATGCAGGTAGGTCTTGAGGGAAGCTCTGCTGGACAATGGTGGCTGGACATGATTGGGAAAACCTTGGATGAAGGTTCAAGTTTTTATCGTGTTGGTTCTCGACAGCTGGCAGGCATGCTAATTGGAGTGTG GGCGAGGAACAATATTAGAAGTAATGTTGGAGATGTTGAGTTGGCAGCAGTTCCATGTGGATTTGGAAATGCTATTGGTAATAAG GGAGGAGTTGGATTGAGGATGAGAATCTATGGGCGGATTATATGTTTTGTGAACTGTCACTTTGCTGCACATCTGGATGCTGTTAACAGACGTAATGCTGATTTTGATCATGTATACAAAACAATGTCATTCACTCGTCCATCAAATCTTCTGAATACAACATCAGCTG CTGGAGTCACTTCTATGGTTCGTATTGCAAAT GCTATGGGTAGCCTGTCTGTGGATGAGTCGCCAGAGCTATCTGAAGCAGACATGGTTGTCTTTTTAGGCGACTTTAATTATCGGCTTGACGATATATCTTATGATGAGGCACGTGATTTTATCTCTCAAAGAAGCTTTGATTGGCTCAGAGAGAAAGATCAGTTACATATGGAAATGAAAGCAGGAAGTGTTTTTCAAGGAATGCGTGAAGCTGTTATCACATTTCCACCTACATACAAATTCGAAAGGCATCAACCTGGTTTAGCAG gtTATGATTCGGGGGAGAAAAAACGTATTCCCGCATGGTGTGATCGAATCCTGTATCGTGACAGCCGTCTGGATTCATCAGACACATGCAATCTAAACTGTCCTGTAGTTTCTTCAATTTTGCA gtATGAAGCTTGCATGGATGTGACAGATAGTGATCATAAGCCTGTTCGTTGCATCTTTAATGTGGAGGTGGCTCGAGTGGACGAgccaaaaagaagaaaaatatttggagaaattataaaatccaataagaaaataagaaatattCTGAAAGAACAAAACAATGTTCCGGATACTATTATGAGTACAAACAATATAATTCTTCAAGACGATGATAAATCAATCTTACGAATCACCAATAAATGTGGGGAAGACAAAGCTTTATTTAGAGTCATATGTGAAGGTCAATGCACCATTAAAGATGGAAAACAAGAATCCGATCACCAGCCAAGAGGCTCTTTCGGTTTTCCACGTTGGCTCGAG GTGAAACCAACGAGTGGTATAATAGAACCGAATCATATAGCAGAGATATGTGTTCATCATCAAGGATATGAAACCATGGAGGAATATGTGGATGGTGAAGCTCAAAATAGTTGGTGTGAAGATGTGCGTGATAAGGAAGTTATGTTGATGGTGGAAGTGAGGAGGGGAAGTTGTACAGTTGAGAAAAAATGTCATAGGGTACGTGTCAGGCACACACAAAGCTTGACGGGCAGGTCTATGCCTATGGAACCCAAACATGAGGAGCTGAACCGGGTCCATGGGAATGTGCTTCACCGGGCTGATGCTAAGTGGCTCAGTGGCTCACGTGATGTGGTTGACCATATAAGAGATCTTCATACCCCTTGA
- the LOC111916355 gene encoding type II inositol polyphosphate 5-phosphatase 15 isoform X1 has product MAARDHVVDDLFSSLNSSPASPQINFGSNSPNLISFDDDGEEDYDNTTTTSKPLMVFDRFYDSSSEDGLYSTGSGGGGSTGGDNSLVQAAGNRLDYMMQYLDRKLLSVDGKDNELKQALPEIIGSGGGRGMFKLPIRAAVHPGRPPSLELRPHPLRETQVGCFLRILEGTADGGQLWAGSERGVRVWKMKDMYAAGMGEENDEAEVPFRESVKTSPTLCLVVDDGNKVVWSGHKDGKVRCWKMYQPSDEIEVPFRECLSWQAHRGPVLSMVFSSYGDLWSGSEGGAIIVWPWEALEKAQLLTTEEKHMASLTIERSYIDLKNQVTSNGISCSILAADVKYLLSDHSGGKVWSSGPLSFALWDAYTRELLKVFNIDGLAENLTAIQDLTPEEEAKMKFASYPKKEKPQTTISFFQRSRNAIMGAADAVLRVAAKGAFFEDNRRIEALIITTDGNIWTGSANGVIIKWDANGNRLQEFQFHPHPIRSLCTFGLRIWIGYTSGYLHVMDLDGSLLGEWVAHKTPIIDMAIGPGYIFTLANDGVTRGWSISSPGPLDTILLSELSRKESQYTKLENFRILASTWNVAEGRATQDSLISWLGSAVKDVDFVAVGLQEVEMGAGFLAMSAARETMQVGLEGSSAGQWWLDMIGKTLDEGSSFYRVGSRQLAGMLIGVWARNNIRSNVGDVELAAVPCGFGNAIGNKGGVGLRMRIYGRIICFVNCHFAAHLDAVNRRNADFDHVYKTMSFTRPSNLLNTTSAGMIMMMMSYLFLFCLLVTSSYSLWILYGSLFLPTLLFAAGVTSMVRIANAMGSLSVDESPELSEADMVVFLGDFNYRLDDISYDEARDFISQRSFDWLREKDQLHMEMKAGSVFQGMREAVITFPPTYKFERHQPGLAGYDSGEKKRIPAWCDRILYRDSRLDSSDTCNLNCPVVSSILQYEACMDVTDSDHKPVRCIFNVEVARVDEPKRRKIFGEIIKSNKKIRNILKEQNNVPDTIMSTNNIILQDDDKSILRITNKCGEDKALFRVICEGQCTIKDGKQESDHQPRGSFGFPRWLEVKPTSGIIEPNHIAEICVHHQGYETMEEYVDGEAQNSWCEDVRDKEVMLMVEVRRGSCTVEKKCHRVRVRHTQSLTGRSMPMEPKHEELNRVHGNVLHRADAKWLSGSRDVVDHIRDLHTP; this is encoded by the exons ATGGCTGCCAGGGATCACGTCGTTGATGACCTTTTCTCATCGTTAAACTCATCGCCTGCAAGTCCTCAAATAAATTTTGGTAGCAATTCGCCCAATTTGATTAGTTTTGATGACGACGGTGAAGAAGATTATGATAACACCACTACCACTAGTAAACCCCTTATGGTCTTTGATCGGTTCTACGACTCTTCATCGGAAGACGGGCTCTACTCAACTGGAAGTGGCGGTGGTGGTAGTACTGGTGGTGATAATTCTCTAGTGCAGGCCGCTGGAAATCGCCTGGATTACATGATGCAGTATTTAGACCGGAAGCTATTGTCAGTGGATGGAAAGGATAATGAACTTAAGCAGGCGTTACCGGAGATCATAGGTAGTGGTGGAGGGCGTGGGATGTTTAAGTTACCGATTAGGGCTGCCGTACATCCTGGCCGGCCACCGAGTCTCGAATTGCGGCCCCATCCGCTTAGGGAAACACAGGTTGGATGTTTCCTAAGGATATTGGAGGGGACAGCGGATGGAGGGCAGTTATGGGCGGGATCTGAGCGCGGTGTTCGGGTGTGGAAGATGAAGGATATGTATGCCGCAGGGATGGGGGAAGAGAACGATGAGGCGGAGGTACCGTTTCGTGAGTCAGTGAAAACGTCGCCTACGTTGTGTTTGGTGGTTGATGACGGGAATAAGGTGGTCTGGAGTGGGcataaggatgggaaggttaggTGTTGGAAAATGTATCAACCTTCTGATGAAATCGAGGTTCCTTTTAGAGAGTGTCTTTCATGGCAGGCTCATCGTGGACCTGTTCTATCGATGGTCTTCTCCTCCTATG GTGATCTATGGTCTGGATCCGAGGGTGGTGCAATAATTGTGTGGCCTTGGGAAGCCCTTGAAAAGGCTCAATTGTTAACAACAGAGGAAAAACACATGGCTTCTTTGACAATTGAGAGGTCATACATTGATCTCAAGAATCAAGTTACTTCAAATGGCATCTCCTGTAGTATACTTGCAGCAGATGTTAAATATCTGTTATCTGATCATTCTGGGGGAAAAGTTTGGAGTTCAGGGCCTCTGTCATTTGCATTGTG GGATGCATACACGAGAgagttgttgaaagtgttcaatATCGATGGCCTAGCTGAAAATTTGACAGCAATACAGGACCTGACACCAGAAGAAGAAGCAAAGATGAAATTTGCATCTTATCCTAAAAAAGAAAAACCACAAACTACAATTAGTTTCTTTCAACGTTCACGTAATGCAATCATGGGAGCAGCTGATGCTGTTCTTCGTGTTGCAGCCAAAGGAGCTTTCTTTGAAGATAACCGCAGAATCGAAGCCTTAATCATAACAACTGATGGAAACATCTGGACAGGATCTGCAAATGGAGTAATCATAAAATGGGATGCAAATGGAAACCGATTGCAAGAATTCCAATTTCACCCTCATCCCATTCGATCTTTATGTACATTCGGGTTACGGATATGGATCGGGTATACAAGCGGGTATCTACATGTAATGGATCTTGATGGTAGTTTACTTGGAGAGTGGGTTGCTCACAAGACTCCTATCATTGATATGGCTATTGGGCCAGGCTATATCTTTACATTGGCCAATGACGGAGTGACACGTGGATGGAGTATATCCTCCCCTGGGCCCCTTGATACCATATTACTTTCAGAGTTATCTCGCAAAGAATCACAATAcacaaaattagaaaattttagaatCTTGGCTAGTACATGGAATGTAGCAGAAGGAAGAGCAACACAAGACTCACTTATATCATGGCTTGGGTCTGCAGTCAAAGATGTTGACTTTGTTGCTGTTGGGTTGCAGGAGGTTGAAATGGGTGCTGGGTTTCTTGCAATGTCTGCTGCTAGAGAAACT ATGCAGGTAGGTCTTGAGGGAAGCTCTGCTGGACAATGGTGGCTGGACATGATTGGGAAAACCTTGGATGAAGGTTCAAGTTTTTATCGTGTTGGTTCTCGACAGCTGGCAGGCATGCTAATTGGAGTGTG GGCGAGGAACAATATTAGAAGTAATGTTGGAGATGTTGAGTTGGCAGCAGTTCCATGTGGATTTGGAAATGCTATTGGTAATAAG GGAGGAGTTGGATTGAGGATGAGAATCTATGGGCGGATTATATGTTTTGTGAACTGTCACTTTGCTGCACATCTGGATGCTGTTAACAGACGTAATGCTGATTTTGATCATGTATACAAAACAATGTCATTCACTCGTCCATCAAATCTTCTGAATACAACATCAGCTGGTATGATTATGATGATGATGTCATACCTTTTCTTATTTTGCTTGCTTGTCACCTCATCTTATTCACTTTGGATTCTCTATGGTTCTCTCTTTCTGCCCACCTTACTTTTTGCAGCTGGAGTCACTTCTATGGTTCGTATTGCAAAT GCTATGGGTAGCCTGTCTGTGGATGAGTCGCCAGAGCTATCTGAAGCAGACATGGTTGTCTTTTTAGGCGACTTTAATTATCGGCTTGACGATATATCTTATGATGAGGCACGTGATTTTATCTCTCAAAGAAGCTTTGATTGGCTCAGAGAGAAAGATCAGTTACATATGGAAATGAAAGCAGGAAGTGTTTTTCAAGGAATGCGTGAAGCTGTTATCACATTTCCACCTACATACAAATTCGAAAGGCATCAACCTGGTTTAGCAG gtTATGATTCGGGGGAGAAAAAACGTATTCCCGCATGGTGTGATCGAATCCTGTATCGTGACAGCCGTCTGGATTCATCAGACACATGCAATCTAAACTGTCCTGTAGTTTCTTCAATTTTGCA gtATGAAGCTTGCATGGATGTGACAGATAGTGATCATAAGCCTGTTCGTTGCATCTTTAATGTGGAGGTGGCTCGAGTGGACGAgccaaaaagaagaaaaatatttggagaaattataaaatccaataagaaaataagaaatattCTGAAAGAACAAAACAATGTTCCGGATACTATTATGAGTACAAACAATATAATTCTTCAAGACGATGATAAATCAATCTTACGAATCACCAATAAATGTGGGGAAGACAAAGCTTTATTTAGAGTCATATGTGAAGGTCAATGCACCATTAAAGATGGAAAACAAGAATCCGATCACCAGCCAAGAGGCTCTTTCGGTTTTCCACGTTGGCTCGAG GTGAAACCAACGAGTGGTATAATAGAACCGAATCATATAGCAGAGATATGTGTTCATCATCAAGGATATGAAACCATGGAGGAATATGTGGATGGTGAAGCTCAAAATAGTTGGTGTGAAGATGTGCGTGATAAGGAAGTTATGTTGATGGTGGAAGTGAGGAGGGGAAGTTGTACAGTTGAGAAAAAATGTCATAGGGTACGTGTCAGGCACACACAAAGCTTGACGGGCAGGTCTATGCCTATGGAACCCAAACATGAGGAGCTGAACCGGGTCCATGGGAATGTGCTTCACCGGGCTGATGCTAAGTGGCTCAGTGGCTCACGTGATGTGGTTGACCATATAAGAGATCTTCATACCCCTTGA